A stretch of Mastacembelus armatus chromosome 1, fMasArm1.2, whole genome shotgun sequence DNA encodes these proteins:
- the fam184b gene encoding protein FAM184B isoform X1 — translation MASGAGKAAQPPGPGSAVNGTAADFPNIEQELYDYQMHSKMCKKIAQLTKVIYSLNMKNEEQEAALQALSHTHHEELHRILMETCHEGEGSVLRTRLLELQESLDEQHRVGAQVQADFECFRIQAEERERETEAELRKEFEERLQAAEEELQEAKVQISAAQEETLRLSKELEQAGEQIQMLGAKCEELQKGADEEKKRKEEERQREDEEKKKEEQERQLEDREGMERVKALSEEVQALTEERARAEEEKCQAVKDERENWEKKMKALNEEKEEMRKKMEAEWREERRRWEEREEEEKKGMHSALRERVKRAEAEVESHLERLSESKRNTVKLQERIQDLEEELELDRRRVSEAEGVAKRAEEELAVAKERLLLQEDELQSRAEELLNRGGCEVCVCAEVEELRSQVSRLQSRNRELELQSSGRNNDHARQIRQHAEALSTLRSEMVRAQTEELRRIQKHADDERDKLQKELEKERENIQKEREQEKNKFEKDRKRLCREREEEKEVLRKEVEKVKEHLRREKEEEVDRLRKELDVERVRVRSQLDKNIEQVEAERANVQQKLEEEKKRLVEKAEEDRRRLKEQVRKAIEEVMRRHAAELHSVQEALSSERKTNQEVCARLEEERRTGEELRSGLEKEREELRAKLKDANNEICRLESVIQQQERKEKVAPEAAASCGPQCSRLEEELRQTRGRLARTQEEAERQRDRQQREIASLRADKHRLEEKVLEQSRLNTERSLLEQSQRHTEDRIRAECEDRLRAEFRIEMNAAVAESEQRWQNREQELQTQISELQSQLTELQSQAEKKNAGQSDDCHVNPEIDKLRKEVQDTKEINKKLRELLQEPQTQSLGEERHNHALALQALERQAKEELLSERNRLQTLHHLELDKQRAELTQQHTEWSRQMTQRHMQQIEDLQAQLQAHTQMMALQQDLKQQNQYQVFERQLDESRCTILELQRENAALKKQLKEKSIQENPGSREKEETSAELRKKRDAQLEEEAQRLKEEVEKLRVEMEKLEESQKHWEERKEEDIKEVEVDDEKRKEREEEKRREEVEEIRREHKREMQSLVSEYSNAQTHLQARIVALENEFNCRLREREDQCRRREPRCDDLQLGRLQERLTERDQLIKRLVEERHQLQLHPPVAGDNGTLRLRDNKSRPGSVTPTMRRKRVESPPRVTSIHSATAYDRSIFLPHSSSSSSTSIHQHSSSTLPHQSTSHPQTSPHYSTSSLPHKHTSLSLGQHSSPSLSRATRSRTSCIPPTPAPTAPLPVCPSPPTGIRYVSPSCQEPHAHLQAQSARGSYLDPRGTEGLKQEWFTKYFSF, via the exons GTGCAGGCAGACTTTGAGTGCTTTCGCATCCAGGCGGAGGAGAGGGAGCGTGAAACTGAGGCAGAGCTGAGAAAAGAGTTTGAGGAGAGGCtgcaggctgcagaggaagaactCCAGGAGGCCAAGGTGCAGATCAGTGCTGCTCAGGAGGAGACCCTGAGGTTGAGCAAAGAACTGGAGCAGGCAGGGGAGCAGATACAGATGCTGGGTGCTAAATGCGAGGAGCTGCAGAAAGGTGCTgatgaggagaagaagagaaaagaggaggagagacagagagaagatgaggagaaaaagaaagaggagcaggagagacaATTAGAGGACCGTGAGGGCATGGAAAGAGTAAAAGCACTCTCAGAGGAGGTGCAGGCACTGACGGAGGAGAGGGCTCGAGCGGAGGAGGAGAAGTGCCAGGCGGTCAAAGACGAACGGGAGAACTGGGAGAAAAAGATGAAGGCTCTAaatgaggagaaagaggaaatgaggaaaaagatggaggcagaatggagagaggagcggcggaggtgggaggagagggaagaggaggagaagaaaggaatGCACAGCGCTCTCAGAGAAAGAGTGAAGAGGGCTGAGGCAGAGGTGGAAAGTCACCTGGAGAGGCTGTCTGAAAGCAAGAGAAACACAGTTAAACTGCAAGAGCGAATACAG GACCTGGaagaggagctggagctggatcGGAGGAGGGTGTCCGAGGCAGAGGGTGTGGCTAAACGGGCGGAGGAGGAGCTGGCGGTCGCCAaggagaggctgctgctgcaggaggacgagctgcagagcagagcag agGAGCTGCTGAACCGTGGAGgctgtgaagtgtgtgtgtgtgccgaAGTGGAGGAACTGAGGAGCCAGGTGAGCCGTCTGCAGAGcaggaacagagagctggaGCTACAGAGCAGCGGCCGGAATAATGACCATGCCCGACAGATAcgccag CATGCTGAGGCCCTGTCCACTTTGCGTTCAGAGATGGTGAGAGCCCAGACAGAAGAGTTGCGTCGCATCCAAAAGCATGCAGATGACGAGAGGGACAAACTGCAGAAGGAGctagaaaaagagagagaaaacatacagaaagagagggaacaAGAAAAGAATAAGTTTgagaaggacagaaagagactgtgcagggagagggaggaggagaaggaagtgCTGCGCAAAGAGGTGGAAAAGGTCAAAGAGCAcctgaggagagaaaaggaggaagaggtggaccGGCTGCGAAAGGAGTTGGACGTCGAGAGGGTTCGTGTTCGTTCCCAGTTGGACAAGAACATTGAACAGGTTGAGGCAGAGAGAGCTAATGTGCAGCAGAAgctggaagaggagaaaaagaggttGGTGGAGAAAGCTGAGGAGGACAGGAGGCGGCTGAAGGAGCAGGTGCGGAAGGCGATagaggaggtgatgaggagaCATGCAGCTGAACTACACAGTGTCCAAGAAGCTCTGAGCTCAGAGAGGAAGACCAACCAAGAG GTGTGTGCACGTttggaagaggagaggaggactgGTGAGGAGCTACGCAGCGGCctggagaaggaaagagaggagcTGAGAGCAAAACTGAAAGATGCTAACAATGAG ATCTGCAGGCTGGAGTCAGTGATCCAacagcaagagagaaaagaaaaggtggCACCTGAAGCTGCAGCCTCGTGTGGACCACAGTGCTCCCGCCTGGAAGAAGAGCTTCGTCAGACTCGTGGTCGACTGGCTCGGActcaggaggaggcagagaggcagCGGGacaggcagcagagagagaTAGCCTCCCTGAGAGCTGACAAACATCGGCTGGAGGAGAAAGTCCTGGAACAGAGCCGACTGAACACGGAGAGAAGTCTTCTAGAGCAGAGCCAGCGGCACACTGAGGACCGGATCAG GGCAGAGTGTGAAGATCGTCTCAGAGCAGAGTTCAGGATAGAAATGAACGCTGCCGTCGCTGAGAGCGAACAGAGATGGCAGAACCGAGAACAGGAGCTGCAGACACAGATATCTGAGCTGCAGAGTCAGCTGACCGAGCTGCAGTCACAG GCGGAGAAAAAGAACGCGGGCCAGTCTGACGATTGCCATGTCAACCCCGAAATTGACAAGCTTAGAAAGGAGGTCCAAGATACCAAGGAGATAAACAAGAAACTGAGGGAGCTGCTGCAG GAGCCCCAAACCCAGTCTTTAGGAGAGGAGAGACACAATCACGCCCTGGCTCTGCAGGCATTAGAGAGACAGGCGAAAGAAGAACTGCTGTCTGAGAGGAACAGACTACAGACACTGCACCACCTGGAGCtag ATAAGCAGCGTGCAGAGTTGACCCAGCAGCACACAGAGTGGAGCAGACAGATGACCCAGAGACACATGCAGCAGATAGAAGACCTACAGGCTCAactacaggcacacacacagatgatggCTCTGCagcag gattTGAAGCAGCAGAACCAGTATCAGGTGTTTGAGCGACAGCTCGACGAGAGTCGCTGTACCATCCTGGAACTGCAGAGAGAGAATGCAGCACTAAAGAAGCAATTAAAGGAAAA ATCAATACAGGAAAATCCAGGATctagagagaaagaggagacaaGTGCAGAACtgaggaaaaagagagatgcTCAGCTGGAAGAAGAAGCACAACGTCTGAAGGAGGAAGTGGAGAAACTGAGGGTGGAGATGGAGAAACTGGAGGagtcacagaaacactgggaggagaggaaagaagaggacataaaagaggtggaggtggacgatgagaagaggaaggagcgggaggaggagaagaggagagaggaggtggaggagatcAGGAGGGAGCACAAGAGGGAGATGCAGAGTTTGGTCTCTGAATACAGCAACGCCCAGACGCATTTGCAGGCTCGAATCGTGGCCTTGGAGAACGA atTTAACTGCAGATTGCGTGAGCGGGAGGACCAGTGCAGGAGGAGGGAGCCTCGATGCGATGACTTGCAGTTGGGGAGACTCCAGGAGAGACTGACGGAGAGAGACCAGCTCATTAAACGATTAGTG GAAGAGAGgcatcagctgcagctccaccCTCCTGTTGCCGGGGACAACGGCACCCTCAGGCTTCGTGACAACAAGTCCCGCCCCGGGAGCGTCACGCCAACCATGAGG aGGAAGCGTGTGGAGTCACCTCCTCGTGTCACCAGCATCCACAGCGCCACTGCTTACGACAGGAGCATCTTCCTACCCCACTCTTCTTCgtcttcctccacctccatccATCAGCACTCCTCCTCGACCCTGCCTCACCAGTCCACCTCCCACCCTCAGACATCCCCCCACTActccacctcctctcttccACACAAGCACACTTCCCTCTCCCTTGGCCAACATTCCTCCCCTTCCCTCTCTCGCGCCACCAGATCCCGGACCTCCTGCATCCCTCCCACCCCAGCACCCACTGCCCCACTTCCTGTTTGCCCTTCACCGCCCACGGGTATCCGATACGTGTCCCCCTCCTGCCAGGAGCCACATGCACACCTGCAGGCCCAGTCAGCCAG GGGCTCATATCTAGACCCGAGGGGGACAGAGGGGCTGAAGCAGGAGTGGTTCACCAAATACTTCTCCTTCtga
- the fam184b gene encoding protein FAM184B isoform X3, whose amino-acid sequence MASGAGKAAQPPGPGSAVNGTAADFPNIEQELYDYQMHSKMCKKIAQLTKVIYSLNMKNEEQEAALQALSHTHHEELHRILMETCHEGEGSVLRTRLLELQESLDEQHRVGAQVCACVQADFECFRIQAEERERETEAELRKEFEERLQAAEEELQEAKVQISAAQEETLRLSKELEQAGEQIQMLGAKCEELQKGADEEKKRKEEERQREDEEKKKEEQERQLEDREGMERVKALSEEVQALTEERARAEEEKCQAVKDERENWEKKMKALNEEKEEMRKKMEAEWREERRRWEEREEEEKKGMHSALRERVKRAEAEVESHLERLSESKRNTVKLQERIQDLEEELELDRRRVSEAEGVAKRAEEELAVAKERLLLQEDELQSRAEELLNRGGCEVCVCAEVEELRSQVSRLQSRNRELELQSSGRNNDHARQIRQHAEALSTLRSEMVRAQTEELRRIQKHADDERDKLQKELEKERENIQKEREQEKNKFEKDRKRLCREREEEKEVLRKEVEKVKEHLRREKEEEVDRLRKELDVERVRVRSQLDKNIEQVEAERANVQQKLEEEKKRLVEKAEEDRRRLKEQVRKAIEEVMRRHAAELHSVQEALSSERKTNQEVCARLEEERRTGEELRSGLEKEREELRAKLKDANNEICRLESVIQQQERKEKVAPEAAASCGPQCSRLEEELRQTRGRLARTQEEAERQRDRQQREIASLRADKHRLEEKVLEQSRLNTERSLLEQSQRHTEDRIRAECEDRLRAEFRIEMNAAVAESEQRWQNREQELQTQISELQSQLTELQSQAEKKNAGQSDDCHVNPEIDKLRKEVQDTKEINKKLRELLQEPQTQSLGEERHNHALALQALERQAKEELLSERNRLQTLHHLELDKQRAELTQQHTEWSRQMTQRHMQQIEDLQAQLQAHTQMMALQQDLKQQNQYQVFERQLDESRCTILELQRENAALKKQLKEKSIQENPGSREKEETSAELRKKRDAQLEEEAQRLKEEVEKLRVEMEKLEESQKHWEERKEEDIKEVEVDDEKRKEREEEKRREEVEEIRREHKREMQSLVSEYSNAQTHLQARIVALENEFNCRLREREDQCRRREPRCDDLQLGRLQERLTERDQLIKRLVEERHQLQLHPPVAGDNGTLRLRDNKSRPGSVTPTMRRKRVESPPRVTSIHSATAYDRSIFLPHSSSSSSTSIHQHSSSTLPHQSTSHPQTSPHYSTSSLPHKHTSLSLGQHSSPSLSRATRSRTSCIPPTPAPTAPLPVCPSPPTGIRYVSPSCQEPHAHLQAQSARGSYLDPRGTEGLKQEWFTKYFSF is encoded by the exons GTGCAGGCAGACTTTGAGTGCTTTCGCATCCAGGCGGAGGAGAGGGAGCGTGAAACTGAGGCAGAGCTGAGAAAAGAGTTTGAGGAGAGGCtgcaggctgcagaggaagaactCCAGGAGGCCAAGGTGCAGATCAGTGCTGCTCAGGAGGAGACCCTGAGGTTGAGCAAAGAACTGGAGCAGGCAGGGGAGCAGATACAGATGCTGGGTGCTAAATGCGAGGAGCTGCAGAAAGGTGCTgatgaggagaagaagagaaaagaggaggagagacagagagaagatgaggagaaaaagaaagaggagcaggagagacaATTAGAGGACCGTGAGGGCATGGAAAGAGTAAAAGCACTCTCAGAGGAGGTGCAGGCACTGACGGAGGAGAGGGCTCGAGCGGAGGAGGAGAAGTGCCAGGCGGTCAAAGACGAACGGGAGAACTGGGAGAAAAAGATGAAGGCTCTAaatgaggagaaagaggaaatgaggaaaaagatggaggcagaatggagagaggagcggcggaggtgggaggagagggaagaggaggagaagaaaggaatGCACAGCGCTCTCAGAGAAAGAGTGAAGAGGGCTGAGGCAGAGGTGGAAAGTCACCTGGAGAGGCTGTCTGAAAGCAAGAGAAACACAGTTAAACTGCAAGAGCGAATACAG GACCTGGaagaggagctggagctggatcGGAGGAGGGTGTCCGAGGCAGAGGGTGTGGCTAAACGGGCGGAGGAGGAGCTGGCGGTCGCCAaggagaggctgctgctgcaggaggacgagctgcagagcagagcag agGAGCTGCTGAACCGTGGAGgctgtgaagtgtgtgtgtgtgccgaAGTGGAGGAACTGAGGAGCCAGGTGAGCCGTCTGCAGAGcaggaacagagagctggaGCTACAGAGCAGCGGCCGGAATAATGACCATGCCCGACAGATAcgccag CATGCTGAGGCCCTGTCCACTTTGCGTTCAGAGATGGTGAGAGCCCAGACAGAAGAGTTGCGTCGCATCCAAAAGCATGCAGATGACGAGAGGGACAAACTGCAGAAGGAGctagaaaaagagagagaaaacatacagaaagagagggaacaAGAAAAGAATAAGTTTgagaaggacagaaagagactgtgcagggagagggaggaggagaaggaagtgCTGCGCAAAGAGGTGGAAAAGGTCAAAGAGCAcctgaggagagaaaaggaggaagaggtggaccGGCTGCGAAAGGAGTTGGACGTCGAGAGGGTTCGTGTTCGTTCCCAGTTGGACAAGAACATTGAACAGGTTGAGGCAGAGAGAGCTAATGTGCAGCAGAAgctggaagaggagaaaaagaggttGGTGGAGAAAGCTGAGGAGGACAGGAGGCGGCTGAAGGAGCAGGTGCGGAAGGCGATagaggaggtgatgaggagaCATGCAGCTGAACTACACAGTGTCCAAGAAGCTCTGAGCTCAGAGAGGAAGACCAACCAAGAG GTGTGTGCACGTttggaagaggagaggaggactgGTGAGGAGCTACGCAGCGGCctggagaaggaaagagaggagcTGAGAGCAAAACTGAAAGATGCTAACAATGAG ATCTGCAGGCTGGAGTCAGTGATCCAacagcaagagagaaaagaaaaggtggCACCTGAAGCTGCAGCCTCGTGTGGACCACAGTGCTCCCGCCTGGAAGAAGAGCTTCGTCAGACTCGTGGTCGACTGGCTCGGActcaggaggaggcagagaggcagCGGGacaggcagcagagagagaTAGCCTCCCTGAGAGCTGACAAACATCGGCTGGAGGAGAAAGTCCTGGAACAGAGCCGACTGAACACGGAGAGAAGTCTTCTAGAGCAGAGCCAGCGGCACACTGAGGACCGGATCAG GGCAGAGTGTGAAGATCGTCTCAGAGCAGAGTTCAGGATAGAAATGAACGCTGCCGTCGCTGAGAGCGAACAGAGATGGCAGAACCGAGAACAGGAGCTGCAGACACAGATATCTGAGCTGCAGAGTCAGCTGACCGAGCTGCAGTCACAG GCGGAGAAAAAGAACGCGGGCCAGTCTGACGATTGCCATGTCAACCCCGAAATTGACAAGCTTAGAAAGGAGGTCCAAGATACCAAGGAGATAAACAAGAAACTGAGGGAGCTGCTGCAG GAGCCCCAAACCCAGTCTTTAGGAGAGGAGAGACACAATCACGCCCTGGCTCTGCAGGCATTAGAGAGACAGGCGAAAGAAGAACTGCTGTCTGAGAGGAACAGACTACAGACACTGCACCACCTGGAGCtag ATAAGCAGCGTGCAGAGTTGACCCAGCAGCACACAGAGTGGAGCAGACAGATGACCCAGAGACACATGCAGCAGATAGAAGACCTACAGGCTCAactacaggcacacacacagatgatggCTCTGCagcag gattTGAAGCAGCAGAACCAGTATCAGGTGTTTGAGCGACAGCTCGACGAGAGTCGCTGTACCATCCTGGAACTGCAGAGAGAGAATGCAGCACTAAAGAAGCAATTAAAGGAAAA ATCAATACAGGAAAATCCAGGATctagagagaaagaggagacaaGTGCAGAACtgaggaaaaagagagatgcTCAGCTGGAAGAAGAAGCACAACGTCTGAAGGAGGAAGTGGAGAAACTGAGGGTGGAGATGGAGAAACTGGAGGagtcacagaaacactgggaggagaggaaagaagaggacataaaagaggtggaggtggacgatgagaagaggaaggagcgggaggaggagaagaggagagaggaggtggaggagatcAGGAGGGAGCACAAGAGGGAGATGCAGAGTTTGGTCTCTGAATACAGCAACGCCCAGACGCATTTGCAGGCTCGAATCGTGGCCTTGGAGAACGA atTTAACTGCAGATTGCGTGAGCGGGAGGACCAGTGCAGGAGGAGGGAGCCTCGATGCGATGACTTGCAGTTGGGGAGACTCCAGGAGAGACTGACGGAGAGAGACCAGCTCATTAAACGATTAGTG GAAGAGAGgcatcagctgcagctccaccCTCCTGTTGCCGGGGACAACGGCACCCTCAGGCTTCGTGACAACAAGTCCCGCCCCGGGAGCGTCACGCCAACCATGAGG aGGAAGCGTGTGGAGTCACCTCCTCGTGTCACCAGCATCCACAGCGCCACTGCTTACGACAGGAGCATCTTCCTACCCCACTCTTCTTCgtcttcctccacctccatccATCAGCACTCCTCCTCGACCCTGCCTCACCAGTCCACCTCCCACCCTCAGACATCCCCCCACTActccacctcctctcttccACACAAGCACACTTCCCTCTCCCTTGGCCAACATTCCTCCCCTTCCCTCTCTCGCGCCACCAGATCCCGGACCTCCTGCATCCCTCCCACCCCAGCACCCACTGCCCCACTTCCTGTTTGCCCTTCACCGCCCACGGGTATCCGATACGTGTCCCCCTCCTGCCAGGAGCCACATGCACACCTGCAGGCCCAGTCAGCCAG GGGCTCATATCTAGACCCGAGGGGGACAGAGGGGCTGAAGCAGGAGTGGTTCACCAAATACTTCTCCTTCtga
- the fam184b gene encoding protein FAM184B isoform X2 produces MASGAGKAAQPPGPGSAVNGTAADFPNIEQELYDYQMHSKMCKKIAQLTKVIYSLNMKNEEQEAALQALSHTHHEELHRILMETCHEGEGSVLRTRLLELQESLDEQHRVGAQVQADFECFRIQAEERERETEAELRKEFEERLQAAEEELQEAKVQISAAQEETLRLSKELEQAGEQIQMLGAKCEELQKGADEEKKRKEEERQREDEEKKKEEQERQLEDREGMERVKALSEEVQALTEERARAEEEKCQAVKDERENWEKKMKALNEEKEEMRKKMEAEWREERRRWEEREEEEKKGMHSALRERVKRAEAEVESHLERLSESKRNTVKLQERIQDLEEELELDRRRVSEAEGVAKRAEEELAVAKERLLLQEDELQSRAEELLNRGGCEVCVCAEVEELRSQVSRLQSRNRELELQSSGRNNDHARQIRQHAEALSTLRSEMVRAQTEELRRIQKHADDERDKLQKELEKERENIQKEREQEKNKFEKDRKRLCREREEEKEVLRKEVEKVKEHLRREKEEEVDRLRKELDVERVRVRSQLDKNIEQVEAERANVQQKLEEEKKRLVEKAEEDRRRLKEQVRKAIEEVMRRHAAELHSVQEALSSERKTNQEVCARLEEERRTGEELRSGLEKEREELRAKLKDANNEICRLESVIQQQERKEKVAPEAAASCGPQCSRLEEELRQTRGRLARTQEEAERQRDRQQREIASLRADKHRLEEKVLEQSRLNTERSLLEQSQRHTEDRIRAECEDRLRAEFRIEMNAAVAESEQRWQNREQELQTQISELQSQLTELQSQAEKKNAGQSDDCHVNPEIDKLRKEVQDTKEINKKLRELLQEPQTQSLGEERHNHALALQALERQAKEELLSERNRLQTLHHLELDKQRAELTQQHTEWSRQMTQRHMQQIEDLQAQLQAHTQMMALQQDLKQQNQYQVFERQLDESRCTILELQRENAALKKQLKEKSIQENPGSREKEETSAELRKKRDAQLEEEAQRLKEEVEKLRVEMEKLEESQKHWEERKEEDIKEVEVDDEKRKEREEEKRREEVEEIRREHKREMQSLVSEYSNAQTHLQARIVALENELREREDQCRRREPRCDDLQLGRLQERLTERDQLIKRLVEERHQLQLHPPVAGDNGTLRLRDNKSRPGSVTPTMRRKRVESPPRVTSIHSATAYDRSIFLPHSSSSSSTSIHQHSSSTLPHQSTSHPQTSPHYSTSSLPHKHTSLSLGQHSSPSLSRATRSRTSCIPPTPAPTAPLPVCPSPPTGIRYVSPSCQEPHAHLQAQSARGSYLDPRGTEGLKQEWFTKYFSF; encoded by the exons GTGCAGGCAGACTTTGAGTGCTTTCGCATCCAGGCGGAGGAGAGGGAGCGTGAAACTGAGGCAGAGCTGAGAAAAGAGTTTGAGGAGAGGCtgcaggctgcagaggaagaactCCAGGAGGCCAAGGTGCAGATCAGTGCTGCTCAGGAGGAGACCCTGAGGTTGAGCAAAGAACTGGAGCAGGCAGGGGAGCAGATACAGATGCTGGGTGCTAAATGCGAGGAGCTGCAGAAAGGTGCTgatgaggagaagaagagaaaagaggaggagagacagagagaagatgaggagaaaaagaaagaggagcaggagagacaATTAGAGGACCGTGAGGGCATGGAAAGAGTAAAAGCACTCTCAGAGGAGGTGCAGGCACTGACGGAGGAGAGGGCTCGAGCGGAGGAGGAGAAGTGCCAGGCGGTCAAAGACGAACGGGAGAACTGGGAGAAAAAGATGAAGGCTCTAaatgaggagaaagaggaaatgaggaaaaagatggaggcagaatggagagaggagcggcggaggtgggaggagagggaagaggaggagaagaaaggaatGCACAGCGCTCTCAGAGAAAGAGTGAAGAGGGCTGAGGCAGAGGTGGAAAGTCACCTGGAGAGGCTGTCTGAAAGCAAGAGAAACACAGTTAAACTGCAAGAGCGAATACAG GACCTGGaagaggagctggagctggatcGGAGGAGGGTGTCCGAGGCAGAGGGTGTGGCTAAACGGGCGGAGGAGGAGCTGGCGGTCGCCAaggagaggctgctgctgcaggaggacgagctgcagagcagagcag agGAGCTGCTGAACCGTGGAGgctgtgaagtgtgtgtgtgtgccgaAGTGGAGGAACTGAGGAGCCAGGTGAGCCGTCTGCAGAGcaggaacagagagctggaGCTACAGAGCAGCGGCCGGAATAATGACCATGCCCGACAGATAcgccag CATGCTGAGGCCCTGTCCACTTTGCGTTCAGAGATGGTGAGAGCCCAGACAGAAGAGTTGCGTCGCATCCAAAAGCATGCAGATGACGAGAGGGACAAACTGCAGAAGGAGctagaaaaagagagagaaaacatacagaaagagagggaacaAGAAAAGAATAAGTTTgagaaggacagaaagagactgtgcagggagagggaggaggagaaggaagtgCTGCGCAAAGAGGTGGAAAAGGTCAAAGAGCAcctgaggagagaaaaggaggaagaggtggaccGGCTGCGAAAGGAGTTGGACGTCGAGAGGGTTCGTGTTCGTTCCCAGTTGGACAAGAACATTGAACAGGTTGAGGCAGAGAGAGCTAATGTGCAGCAGAAgctggaagaggagaaaaagaggttGGTGGAGAAAGCTGAGGAGGACAGGAGGCGGCTGAAGGAGCAGGTGCGGAAGGCGATagaggaggtgatgaggagaCATGCAGCTGAACTACACAGTGTCCAAGAAGCTCTGAGCTCAGAGAGGAAGACCAACCAAGAG GTGTGTGCACGTttggaagaggagaggaggactgGTGAGGAGCTACGCAGCGGCctggagaaggaaagagaggagcTGAGAGCAAAACTGAAAGATGCTAACAATGAG ATCTGCAGGCTGGAGTCAGTGATCCAacagcaagagagaaaagaaaaggtggCACCTGAAGCTGCAGCCTCGTGTGGACCACAGTGCTCCCGCCTGGAAGAAGAGCTTCGTCAGACTCGTGGTCGACTGGCTCGGActcaggaggaggcagagaggcagCGGGacaggcagcagagagagaTAGCCTCCCTGAGAGCTGACAAACATCGGCTGGAGGAGAAAGTCCTGGAACAGAGCCGACTGAACACGGAGAGAAGTCTTCTAGAGCAGAGCCAGCGGCACACTGAGGACCGGATCAG GGCAGAGTGTGAAGATCGTCTCAGAGCAGAGTTCAGGATAGAAATGAACGCTGCCGTCGCTGAGAGCGAACAGAGATGGCAGAACCGAGAACAGGAGCTGCAGACACAGATATCTGAGCTGCAGAGTCAGCTGACCGAGCTGCAGTCACAG GCGGAGAAAAAGAACGCGGGCCAGTCTGACGATTGCCATGTCAACCCCGAAATTGACAAGCTTAGAAAGGAGGTCCAAGATACCAAGGAGATAAACAAGAAACTGAGGGAGCTGCTGCAG GAGCCCCAAACCCAGTCTTTAGGAGAGGAGAGACACAATCACGCCCTGGCTCTGCAGGCATTAGAGAGACAGGCGAAAGAAGAACTGCTGTCTGAGAGGAACAGACTACAGACACTGCACCACCTGGAGCtag ATAAGCAGCGTGCAGAGTTGACCCAGCAGCACACAGAGTGGAGCAGACAGATGACCCAGAGACACATGCAGCAGATAGAAGACCTACAGGCTCAactacaggcacacacacagatgatggCTCTGCagcag gattTGAAGCAGCAGAACCAGTATCAGGTGTTTGAGCGACAGCTCGACGAGAGTCGCTGTACCATCCTGGAACTGCAGAGAGAGAATGCAGCACTAAAGAAGCAATTAAAGGAAAA ATCAATACAGGAAAATCCAGGATctagagagaaagaggagacaaGTGCAGAACtgaggaaaaagagagatgcTCAGCTGGAAGAAGAAGCACAACGTCTGAAGGAGGAAGTGGAGAAACTGAGGGTGGAGATGGAGAAACTGGAGGagtcacagaaacactgggaggagaggaaagaagaggacataaaagaggtggaggtggacgatgagaagaggaaggagcgggaggaggagaagaggagagaggaggtggaggagatcAGGAGGGAGCACAAGAGGGAGATGCAGAGTTTGGTCTCTGAATACAGCAACGCCCAGACGCATTTGCAGGCTCGAATCGTGGCCTTGGAGAACGA ATTGCGTGAGCGGGAGGACCAGTGCAGGAGGAGGGAGCCTCGATGCGATGACTTGCAGTTGGGGAGACTCCAGGAGAGACTGACGGAGAGAGACCAGCTCATTAAACGATTAGTG GAAGAGAGgcatcagctgcagctccaccCTCCTGTTGCCGGGGACAACGGCACCCTCAGGCTTCGTGACAACAAGTCCCGCCCCGGGAGCGTCACGCCAACCATGAGG aGGAAGCGTGTGGAGTCACCTCCTCGTGTCACCAGCATCCACAGCGCCACTGCTTACGACAGGAGCATCTTCCTACCCCACTCTTCTTCgtcttcctccacctccatccATCAGCACTCCTCCTCGACCCTGCCTCACCAGTCCACCTCCCACCCTCAGACATCCCCCCACTActccacctcctctcttccACACAAGCACACTTCCCTCTCCCTTGGCCAACATTCCTCCCCTTCCCTCTCTCGCGCCACCAGATCCCGGACCTCCTGCATCCCTCCCACCCCAGCACCCACTGCCCCACTTCCTGTTTGCCCTTCACCGCCCACGGGTATCCGATACGTGTCCCCCTCCTGCCAGGAGCCACATGCACACCTGCAGGCCCAGTCAGCCAG GGGCTCATATCTAGACCCGAGGGGGACAGAGGGGCTGAAGCAGGAGTGGTTCACCAAATACTTCTCCTTCtga